The genomic segment TTCCTTGGCACGACCCGCAGCGTCGCATCGCAGATCGCCGCCGTGCTGCAGAGCAAGGGATTGATGGTCCGCAAACCATCAGCAGAGGACAAACGCTCGATTGCGCTGTGCATCACAGGTGAAGGGGAGAGGTTCCTGGAGCGTGACCCCATCAACGCCCTGCGGGATCAACTCGTGTCCCTCGAACTCCCCGATCGATCGCGGTTGCGCGATACGCTTCGCCACGTTCTGGATGGGCTCGATGCTGGCAAGCGCCGTCACCGTGCCGACGTTTGCGGCCAATGCGTGTTCCTGATCGAGAGCGAAGCGGGGAAGGAGCGTAGCTTCAAGTGCCGGCTCTTTCGAAAACCCATCAGGGAGAAGGAGACGACCTTGCTGTGCACCTATTTCGAGGGGCGGAGCTAGAAAGCTCAGGTGCTCACGGTGCCTGTCAGGCAGGATGGATTGCCCCGGCGTTGATTGTCTTACACGAACCTGACAGGCGGCCAGCCTGGTCGGGCACTTTTCGCTGGCCGAGGTGGCCGGAATGGTGGAAGAGAGCGAAGATGCTGTGCGGTGACCTTGGGTATTCGTCGGGACTAGGATGCGCCTTCTGATCGTCGAGGACAATGCCGAGCTGTCGCGGCTCGTTGCCGGCGGGCTGGCGACGGCCGGCTATGAGAGCGACATCGTGGGCAGCGCAGCCGAGGCGCGCGAGGCGGTGAGCAGCGTGAGCTATGCTGCGATGATCCTCGACCTCGGCCTGCCCGACGGTGACGGCCTGTCGGTGCTGCGCGAGCTGCGCCTCAAGATGGAGCCGCTGCCGGTGCTGGTGCTGACCGCGCGCGGCGGGGTGCAGGACCGTGTCAGCGGCCTGCGTAGCGGTGCCGACGACTATCTCGTAAAGCCGTTCGCGATGGAGGAGCTGGTGGCGCGACTGGAGGCCATCCTGCGCCGTCCCGGCCAGTTGCTCGG from the Bradyrhizobium sp. WBAH42 genome contains:
- a CDS encoding MarR family winged helix-turn-helix transcriptional regulator, which translates into the protein MRLAIEIVQLLIQSADTWLFEETLSGLSDREWMALRFLARANRFSRTPTALASFLGTTRSVASQIAAVLQSKGLMVRKPSAEDKRSIALCITGEGERFLERDPINALRDQLVSLELPDRSRLRDTLRHVLDGLDAGKRRHRADVCGQCVFLIESEAGKERSFKCRLFRKPIREKETTLLCTYFEGRS
- a CDS encoding response regulator transcription factor, encoding MRLLIVEDNAELSRLVAGGLATAGYESDIVGSAAEAREAVSSVSYAAMILDLGLPDGDGLSVLRELRLKMEPLPVLVLTARGGVQDRVSGLRSGADDYLVKPFAMEELVARLEAILRRPGQLLGRSLSLANLVYDTESRQIFVDDQPRIISARETSVLEILLRRQGRVVPKKNVEDHIFGLEGEVASNAIEVYVSRLRKQLAEHGAKVVIHTIRGVGYLMTEEK